GGAAGGCGCGGCCCTCGGCGCGCACGAAACGATAATTGATCCCGTCGCTAAACCGCGGGTCGGAACCCCAAACCGCTTTGACCATTTCGATCTCGGTCATATTGTCGGGATTGCGCCGGACGAGCGCTTGCACGCCTCCGCTCGGGGCGTCGGGATCGAAAGGGGTTGGCGCGATACCCATATGTGGAACATAATGGGAACGATGTTGAGTCGCAAGGGCGAGGGGGCCGACGCGCATGTGCAATGATTATCGGCTCGAAATTGACATCGCGTCGATCGCCGAGGACTTCGACAACCTCCAGATCAAGATCGACATGCCCGAGGGCGCACCGAACGTGCCGGCGCGCGAGGATGTCCGCATCACCGATACAGCGCCGATCGTGAAGAGCAGCGACGGCGCCGCCGCCGGATCGCTCGTCAACCGGCGCTGGAGCTGGCCCGGACAGGGCGGCAAACCGGTCTATAATGTGCGCTCGGAGCGCCGCGATCTCGGCATGCAGCGATGCCTCGTCCTCTGCGACGGTTTCTATGAGTTCACCGATCCCACCGACCCTGCGCAGAAGCGGCTCGACAAGTGGCTGTTCACGCTGAAGGACCATCGCTGGTTCTGCATGGCCGGCGTCTGGCGCGACAGCCATGTCGGCGAAGCCTTCAGCCTCCTGACCATGGACGCAGGTCCCGACATCGCACCCTATCACCATCGCCAGATCATTCCGCTGCCACGCGATCAATGGGCCGCTTGGCTCGATCCGCGCGTTCCGGCCGAGGACATATTGAAATGGCTTCCCGAAGGCAGCCTCGAGGTGACGCAGGTATATGGTAAGCCGCCTGCACAAGGCGCTCTTGCCTTATGACGAACGAAGAGGGACTCGATCTGTTCGTGACCGCGCAAGAGCAAATCTACCCGCGCGCGCTCGGCGAGATTCGCCGCGGCAAGAAGTGCTCGCACTGGATGTGGTTCATATTCCCGCAGCTGGCAGGCCTTGGCCGAAGCGCGACGTCGAAGCTCTACGGTCTCGCGGGAGCCGATGAGGCGCGGGCCTATCTGGCCCATCCGCTTCTCGGCGCGCGCTATGCCGAATGCGTCGAAGCGATCCAGGACCTGCCGGCAAGCGACCCGGTGGCGGTCTTCGGCGAGGTCGACGCCGTCAAGCTGCGTTCATCGCTGACATTGTTCGAGGCCGTGAGCCGGCGGCCGCTCTTCTCCGCCGCGCTCATCCGCTGGTTCGGCGGCGAGCGCGATGAGCGCACCCTCGGCCTGCTCAGCCGCGACGACAGCATGCCGTGACGCCGACGCGTGTCAGCCGCGCGGATTGCGAAACAGCGGCAGCATCCGGTGGAGCACTTCGTCCTTGTCGAAAAAATGATGCTTGAGCGCGCCGAGAACATGCAGCGCGAGCACGACGTAAATGGCCTTCACCATCAGCTTGTGTATGTCGCCGAGCTCTTCGGCGAGATCCTCGTTCAGCGGTAGCGGAAGATTGGGCGCGGGCACGGCGCCGTAAAGCGGCACTTCAGGCGCCCCGCCCGCCGACGCTGCGGCCCAGCCGAGAAGCGGGGCGCCGATCATCAGCACATAGAAGAGGACATGGGTCGTGCGCGCGAGCATCCGTTCCCATGACGGCATGCCGCCGGGGAAGGCCGGCCAGGGATGGCCGAAGCGCCAACCGAGCCGGATAATGCTGAGCGCGAGGATCGTGATCCCGACCGATTTGTGCAGATGATAATAGCCAAGTTTCTCGCTGTCCGAGGCGTCCTCCATCCAGCCGCCAAAGGTGGCATTGGCGATGATCAGGATGGCGATCGTCCAGTGCAGGACGATCGAGACGGTGGAATAGCGGCTGTGATTCTCACGCATGATTCGCCTCGCAATAGGTCCGTCACCGGTCTTCCAATGCTTTGGCGGCGATCCTCGTTCCGTCAGCAGGACGCAGCCGTCACGATCATGAGCCCAATTTGTTTCGCTTTTACAGAGGCCGGGCGGAAGGCGCGCACCGATTCCCGGCGGTTCGTCGCGGCCCGCTTGACGCGCCCTTTGACTCGGTGGAACATAAAGGGAACATTTGAGTCGATATTTCCCATGAGCACGACGCCCCAATCTGCACCTCGGCCAAGTGCCAGAGATATCGACGTGCTTCGCGCGGCGGTGGCGCGTGTAGCCGCCTCGCGCGGGCCGGTCTTGCCGTTCGGCGTCGGGCCGGTCGATCATCTTCTCGCTGGCGGCGGGCTCGATGGCGCAGGCCTGCACGAGGTCACGGGCGCCTCGGCAAGCTGGAGCGATGACGCTGCGGCAACGCTCTTCGCGGCTGGAATCGCGTCGCGCTTCGCGGCGGCGCCCGACGTGTCGGCGCTCTGGGCGCTGACGCGGTTCGATCTCTATGCCCCCGGTCTCGAACAGGCGGGGCTCGGTCCGGACCGCGTGCTCTATGCTCAAGGCAGGACCGACAAGGAACTGCTGGCGCTGTGCGAGGACGCGCTGCGCGACGGTTCGCTCGCCTGCGTCGTTGCCGAAGTGAAAGCGGCCGATCAGACCGCGACGCGCCGGCTGCAACTGGCAGCATCCGAGGGCAACACGCCGATGATCCTCTATCGCCGGTACCGGCGTTATGGCCAATGCCCGCTCGCCGATCCGTCGCTCGCAATGACCCGCTGGCGCATCGGCACCTTGTCGTCGGGCCGCCTCGCCTCGCCCGGCGTCGGGCGCGGGCGCTGGAATGTCGAGCTGGTCCGGCAGCGCGGCGGGCCGCCTTTTTCCCTCGAACTGGAGGCGTGCGATGACCAGGGTCGCCTCGCTCTTCCTGCCGCAACTGCCGATCGAGCGGTTGCGCCGGGCAGAACGGACACCGTCGCATTCGGGCACGCCGCCTGATCGGGCGCGGGCGGGTCCGCGCTTCCCCGAGCCTGTCGACGACAATCCCGGCACCTGTTCGGTGCCGCGCGGCGGCGGCTGGCGTCCGGGCGCGCGCTGGGCGCAAGGCACGCACTCCGGCGAGCCGTCGCTCGACGCCCTCCCGGCGCACCAGCGACCGACGATGCGCGAGCTCGGACGGCGGAGCGAAGCTGCCGCACCGGTGTTCCGGGCGTTGCGCTCGGACGACGGGACGTCGGGCGGGATCGCTGCGCCGCTGCCGCCGCTCTGGGGCCTCCGTCCGACGATCGTCGTCGCGCGAACCGGCCAGCGCGACGTCGTGACCGCCGCCTGTCCGGCGGCGCTCGATCTCGGCCTCGTGCCCGGCATGGCGGCCGCCCATGCCCGCGCGCTGGTCTCCGATCTCGACATACTCGATGCCGCACCCGACGCCGATCGCGCGTGGCTCGATCGCCTTGCGCTCCACGCCGCCCGCTGCTGGACGCCGACGGCGGCAGTGTCGGGCATCGACGGGCTGTGGCTCGACCTGTCGGGCACGACGCATCTCTTCGGCGGCGAAGAGCGTTTCGCGGCGCGTCTGCTCGGTTTTCTACGGCGCCTCGGCTTCACCGCGCGTGTCGCGATCGCCGGCACGCCCGGCGCCGCTCACGCGCTCGCACGCGATGGCGGCGCGGGCGTGCGGATCTTGCCGGAAGGAGGCGAGAGCGAGGCGCTGGCGCCTTTGCCGCTGGCGGCGCTCCGGCTGGCGCCGGAGGCGCTCGCCGCGGCGGCGCGCTTCGGGATCGAGCGGATCGCCGATCTTTATCCGATGCCGCGCGGGCCATTGGCCCGGCGGCTCGGGCGCGGCGCGGTCGAGCGGCTCGACCAGGCGCGAGGGTTCGTACCCGAGCCGATCGTGCCCGTCGTCCCGTTCGACATGCCCGAGGCGCGCCGTTCCTTGCTCGAGCCGATCGGGACCGCCGAGGCGATCGAGCAGGTCATCGCCGACCTGCTCGGCGATCTCGTGCTCGCGCTGCGCGAGCGCAGTCTTGGCGTGCGGAGCCTCGTCTTGCGCTGCGACCGGCTCGACATGGGCGCGCAGTTCGTCACCGTCGGCACGGCGCGCGCGACGCGCGATGCGAAACATCTGCTGCGCCTGTTCAGGCTCCGGATCGACCGGATCGAGCCGGGGCTCGGGATCGAGACGATGGTTCTCGCGGCGCCGCAGGTCGAAGCGCTGGCGCCCGAGGCGATCGCCGCCGTGCTCAACACGGCACGCCAGGCGCCCGACCTCGCTCCGCTCGTCGATGCGCTGGCCGGCCGCGCCGGCGATGCCGCGCTGTTCCGCCTGTCCGCGATCGAAAGCGATGTCCCCGAGCGCGCGATCGTGCGCGCCGGGCCTTTGGCCCAGCCTGCCGGCTGGCCCGTCTGGCCGCGGCCGATCCGGATGCTCGCGCGGCCCGAGGCGCTGTCGGGCGTCGTCGCCTTGCTTCCCGACCATCCGCCGCGCCGCTTCGCGTGGCGCGGGCGGAGCTATGCGGTGGTCGCAGGCGATGGCCCCGAGCGCATCCATGGCGAATGGTGGCGCCGCCCGGGCGAGATGTGGGCGGTTCGCGACTATTTCCGGGTCGAGGCGACAAGCGGCGAGCGCTTCTGGCTCTTCCGCCGCGGCGACGCGATCACCGACAAGACGGGTGACCTCAGCTGGTACATGCACGGCGTGTTCGGATGACGGACCCCGTTACGACCTATGTCGAACTCTACGCCACGAGCCATTTTTCCTTTCTGCGGGGGGCCTCTTCGCCCGAGGAATTGTTCGCGGCCGCCGCTGCCCTCGGCCATTCGGCCCTCGGGCTTTGCGACCGGGGCAGCGTCGCCGGCATGGTGCGCGGTCTGTCGGGACAGGAAGCAACCGGCGTCCGGCTGATCGCGGGGACGCGCGTCGACCTTCGCGACGGTCGCTCGATCCTCCTCTATCCGACGGACCGCGCGGCCTGGTCGCGGCTGACCCGGCTGCTCTCCTTGGGCAAGGGGCGCGGCGGCAAGGGCAATTGCTGGCTCGACTGGCCCGACGTCGCGGCCTCGGCCGAGGGCCTCGTCGCGATCCTCCTGCCCGGTGAAGCCGACGAACGGGCGCGGCTCGATCTCGCCGAGCTCAGCGGCGCCTTCGGCCCGCGCGCCTTTCTCGCGCTCGCGCTGCGCCGCCGGCCCGGCGATTTCGCGCGGCTTCGCGCGCTCGATGCGCTGGCGCAGGAAGTGGCGGTGCGGAGCGTCGCGCTCGGCGACATCCTCTACCATGCGCCCGAACGGCGCCCGCTGCAGGACGTGCTGACCGCGATCCGCGAGAAGACGACGGTCGATGCGCTCGGGTTCAAGCGCGAACGCTTCATGGACCGGGCCTTGAAGAGCCCGGCCGAGATGGAAAGGCGCTTCGCGCTGTTCCCCGACGCGATCGCGGCGACCGCCGACATCGCGGCAGCCTGTCGCTTCGACCTTGCCGAGATCCGCTACCAATATCCCTATGAGCAGGTGATGGAGGGCCGCACCGCGCAGGAAGCGTTGGCGGCGTTGACCGAGGAAGGTGCGAACCGGATGTTTCCGGGCGGCGTGCCGCCTGCCTTTCGGAAACAGATCGATCACGAGCTGCGCCTGATCGGCGAGCTCGGCTACGCGCCCTATTTCCTGACCGTCAATTCGATCGTCGCCGAGAGCCGGCGGCGCGGCATATTGTGCCAAGGGCGCGGGTCAGCCGCGAACAGCTGCGTCTGCTTCCTGCTCGGCGTGACTTCGATCGACCCGATCAAGCACGAGCTGCTCTTCGAGCGCTTCGTGTCGGGTGAACGCAAGGAGCCGCCCGATATCGACGTCGACTTCGAACATGAGCGGCGCGAAGAAATCATCCAGTGGATCTACGAGACCTACGGCCGTCATCGCTCCGCGCTGACCGCCGTGGTCACGCGATACCGAACCCGCGGGGCGGTCGCCGAGGTGGGGAAGGCGCTCGGGCTACCGCGGGATCTCACCAAGATGCTGACCGGCCTCGTCTGGGGCTGGTCGGTCGACGGCATCCCCGAGGAGCGCATCGCTGAGCTTAACCTCAACGCCAATGACTATCGACTTCGGCTGACGCTCGATCTAGCGCGGCAGCTGATCGGGACGCCGCGGCATCTCTCCCAGCACCCGGGCGGCTTCGTGCTGACCGAGGAGCGGCTCGACGATCTTGTGCCGATCGAGCCGGCGCGGATGGAGGACCGCCAGATCATCGAATGGGACAAGGACGATATCGACGTCCTCAAATTCATGAAGGTCGACGTGCTGGGTCTCGGGATGCTCGGCTGCATGAACCGGGCGTTCAACCTGCTCCGCGAACACAAGAGCATCGATGTCGGCATGGCCGACCTGCAGGACGACGACCCGGCGGTCTATGGGATGATCCAGAAGGCCGACACGCTCGGCGTCTTCCAGATCGAGAGCCGCGCGCAGATGTCGATGCTGCCGCGGATCAAGCCCAAATGCTTCTACGACCTCGTGATCGAGGTCGCGATCGTCCGCCCCGGCCCGATCCAGGGCGACATGGTGCACCCCTATCTTCGGCGGCGTGAAGGCAAGGAGAAGCCCGAATATCCAAAGCCCGAGCTTCGCGCCGTGCTCGAGAAGACCTTGGGGGTGCCACTCTTTCAGGAGCAGGCGATGAAGGTCGCGATCGTCGGTGCCGGCTTCACGCCGGTCGAGGCCGACCAGCTTCGCCGCGCGATGGCGACCTTCAAGCTCACCGGCGGCGTATCACATTTCTACGACAAGCTCGTCGGCGGCATGGTCGAGCGCGGCTATCCCAAGGATTTCGCCGAGCGTACCTTCAAGCAGATCGAGGGTTTCGGGAGCTATGGCTTTCCCGAGAGCCACGCCGCGAGCTTCGCGAAAATCGCCTATGCCTCATGTTGGATGAAGCATCATCATCCGGACGTCTTTTGCGCGGCCTTGCTCAACGCGCAGCCGATGGGCTTCTACGCGCCCGCGCAGATCGTGCGCGATGCCCGGAATCACG
This DNA window, taken from Sphingopyxis sp. PAMC25046, encodes the following:
- a CDS encoding SOS response-associated peptidase, with product MCNDYRLEIDIASIAEDFDNLQIKIDMPEGAPNVPAREDVRITDTAPIVKSSDGAAAGSLVNRRWSWPGQGGKPVYNVRSERRDLGMQRCLVLCDGFYEFTDPTDPAQKRLDKWLFTLKDHRWFCMAGVWRDSHVGEAFSLLTMDAGPDIAPYHHRQIIPLPRDQWAAWLDPRVPAEDILKWLPEGSLEVTQVYGKPPAQGALAL
- a CDS encoding DUF1810 domain-containing protein, with protein sequence MTNEEGLDLFVTAQEQIYPRALGEIRRGKKCSHWMWFIFPQLAGLGRSATSKLYGLAGADEARAYLAHPLLGARYAECVEAIQDLPASDPVAVFGEVDAVKLRSSLTLFEAVSRRPLFSAALIRWFGGERDERTLGLLSRDDSMP
- a CDS encoding cytochrome b, producing the protein MRENHSRYSTVSIVLHWTIAILIIANATFGGWMEDASDSEKLGYYHLHKSVGITILALSIIRLGWRFGHPWPAFPGGMPSWERMLARTTHVLFYVLMIGAPLLGWAAASAGGAPEVPLYGAVPAPNLPLPLNEDLAEELGDIHKLMVKAIYVVLALHVLGALKHHFFDKDEVLHRMLPLFRNPRG
- a CDS encoding protein ImuA codes for the protein MLRAAVARVAASRGPVLPFGVGPVDHLLAGGGLDGAGLHEVTGASASWSDDAAATLFAAGIASRFAAAPDVSALWALTRFDLYAPGLEQAGLGPDRVLYAQGRTDKELLALCEDALRDGSLACVVAEVKAADQTATRRLQLAASEGNTPMILYRRYRRYGQCPLADPSLAMTRWRIGTLSSGRLASPGVGRGRWNVELVRQRGGPPFSLELEACDDQGRLALPAATADRAVAPGRTDTVAFGHAA
- a CDS encoding DUF6504 family protein, producing the protein MTRVASLFLPQLPIERLRRAERTPSHSGTPPDRARAGPRFPEPVDDNPGTCSVPRGGGWRPGARWAQGTHSGEPSLDALPAHQRPTMRELGRRSEAAAPVFRALRSDDGTSGGIAAPLPPLWGLRPTIVVARTGQRDVVTAACPAALDLGLVPGMAAAHARALVSDLDILDAAPDADRAWLDRLALHAARCWTPTAAVSGIDGLWLDLSGTTHLFGGEERFAARLLGFLRRLGFTARVAIAGTPGAAHALARDGGAGVRILPEGGESEALAPLPLAALRLAPEALAAAARFGIERIADLYPMPRGPLARRLGRGAVERLDQARGFVPEPIVPVVPFDMPEARRSLLEPIGTAEAIEQVIADLLGDLVLALRERSLGVRSLVLRCDRLDMGAQFVTVGTARATRDAKHLLRLFRLRIDRIEPGLGIETMVLAAPQVEALAPEAIAAVLNTARQAPDLAPLVDALAGRAGDAALFRLSAIESDVPERAIVRAGPLAQPAGWPVWPRPIRMLARPEALSGVVALLPDHPPRRFAWRGRSYAVVAGDGPERIHGEWWRRPGEMWAVRDYFRVEATSGERFWLFRRGDAITDKTGDLSWYMHGVFG
- a CDS encoding error-prone DNA polymerase; translated protein: MTDPVTTYVELYATSHFSFLRGASSPEELFAAAAALGHSALGLCDRGSVAGMVRGLSGQEATGVRLIAGTRVDLRDGRSILLYPTDRAAWSRLTRLLSLGKGRGGKGNCWLDWPDVAASAEGLVAILLPGEADERARLDLAELSGAFGPRAFLALALRRRPGDFARLRALDALAQEVAVRSVALGDILYHAPERRPLQDVLTAIREKTTVDALGFKRERFMDRALKSPAEMERRFALFPDAIAATADIAAACRFDLAEIRYQYPYEQVMEGRTAQEALAALTEEGANRMFPGGVPPAFRKQIDHELRLIGELGYAPYFLTVNSIVAESRRRGILCQGRGSAANSCVCFLLGVTSIDPIKHELLFERFVSGERKEPPDIDVDFEHERREEIIQWIYETYGRHRSALTAVVTRYRTRGAVAEVGKALGLPRDLTKMLTGLVWGWSVDGIPEERIAELNLNANDYRLRLTLDLARQLIGTPRHLSQHPGGFVLTEERLDDLVPIEPARMEDRQIIEWDKDDIDVLKFMKVDVLGLGMLGCMNRAFNLLREHKSIDVGMADLQDDDPAVYGMIQKADTLGVFQIESRAQMSMLPRIKPKCFYDLVIEVAIVRPGPIQGDMVHPYLRRREGKEKPEYPKPELRAVLEKTLGVPLFQEQAMKVAIVGAGFTPVEADQLRRAMATFKLTGGVSHFYDKLVGGMVERGYPKDFAERTFKQIEGFGSYGFPESHAASFAKIAYASCWMKHHHPDVFCAALLNAQPMGFYAPAQIVRDARNHGVEVRPVSINDSHWDCTLERSDGRYLAVRLGFRQVRSLANIHGAAIVGARGDVPYDCVEDVWRRAGVPRAAIERIAEADGFASLSEDRRQGLWKVRGLGEAPLPLFAAADAREANFSPEGLEPPTALRPMTEGREVVEDYRTLQLSLRAHPLSFLREELDRMGIVRCADLGSIRDGRNIEVAGVILVRQRPGSAKGVLFVTIEDETGIANGILWPDRFDIYRRQVMAASMIAMRGRVQKEGEIIHVICDRITDHDAMLRQVGRSALSIAPGRGDGARNGGGPDSREPALRVRSHDFH